In a genomic window of Mesoplasma tabanidae:
- the pheT gene encoding phenylalanine--tRNA ligase subunit beta, with protein sequence MIITRKWLEKYLDLSNITNEQISVCLNSLGFEVEQEVDYSKLNTKLVIGHIEEVDPIEGTKLKKTKTRIGENKYATILSTARNIEEDKYPIVALPGAKLANGLELENREILGILSEGMFCGFNEIGLSNSVLTDDEQQDVYYINSIYKNMDEMVGREISEVLNFDDYSFEVDLTLNRSDALAAKQLVKEIANYFDLKINCIENKIKFEKATQSIDIELNKKVEEEVNTVSHTFIGLKNTNTPFDSSHDVWLKHSNVKSTQNKFENIANMATLISGQPFILIDAEKVNGNLTLTKQIIDEKELVVLKAGKDIVNVLGLKTEAKYKVNEETNTMLVVMLNLDQITMRKQQKNLNISSVDTQRYAKPLNPNLYDQGIEELIAILDEYKMIEDIQKVVTTVQRQNYDNIYSITLEKVKEILGIEITVDEIISLFRTLDIEISVKKSELTFTVDKNRTDLYGKNDLCEEIARLYGYDNIIEQPLEYVSFKKTKNLEKKLKDKLSDYLVGAGFNNIKTYSLTDIESNKTWNLFKVKDPVVLMSPLSTQRETFRNNLSKSMIDTIIFNANNGNKSVKFFEMADIFALNGFRQSNLCFGVSGEAISDSLNQVHIRSNYAYISSILMSVLDLYRINHSNITFEVNEKVIDEIHPYINAVIKHKNKKIGFIYKLNPAFETANKIYPTFICEVNLNLLLELADKVHVTNEVSKFQQSTRDISFKLENNVTFDSIVKTLLKDLNYLTNYKVIDKYSDDEMNKQNISSLTIKLSFNSLDHQLTEKEINDDFERILNNLKELKIKVR encoded by the coding sequence ATGATTATTACAAGAAAATGATTAGAAAAATACTTAGATCTTTCTAATATTACAAATGAACAAATTTCAGTGTGTCTAAACTCTTTAGGATTTGAAGTTGAACAAGAAGTTGATTATTCAAAATTAAATACAAAATTAGTTATAGGACATATTGAAGAAGTTGATCCAATTGAAGGAACAAAATTGAAAAAAACAAAAACTCGTATTGGTGAAAACAAATATGCAACAATTTTATCAACAGCAAGAAATATTGAAGAAGACAAATATCCAATAGTTGCTTTACCAGGTGCTAAATTAGCTAATGGATTAGAATTAGAAAACAGAGAAATTTTAGGAATACTATCTGAAGGAATGTTTTGTGGGTTCAATGAAATTGGATTATCTAATTCAGTTTTAACTGATGATGAACAACAAGATGTATATTACATTAATTCAATTTACAAAAATATGGATGAAATGGTTGGAAGAGAAATTAGTGAAGTTTTAAACTTTGATGATTATTCATTTGAAGTTGATTTAACTTTAAATAGAAGTGATGCTTTAGCTGCTAAACAGTTAGTTAAAGAAATAGCAAACTATTTCGATTTAAAAATTAATTGCATTGAAAATAAAATTAAGTTTGAAAAAGCAACACAATCAATTGATATCGAGTTAAACAAAAAAGTTGAAGAAGAAGTTAACACTGTTTCACATACTTTTATAGGTTTAAAAAATACAAATACACCTTTTGATTCTTCACATGATGTTTGATTAAAACATTCAAATGTAAAATCAACACAAAATAAATTTGAAAACATTGCTAATATGGCAACTCTTATTTCAGGACAACCTTTTATTTTAATTGATGCTGAAAAAGTTAATGGAAATTTAACTTTAACAAAGCAAATAATTGATGAAAAAGAATTAGTTGTTTTAAAAGCAGGAAAAGACATTGTTAATGTTTTAGGTTTAAAAACAGAAGCTAAATATAAAGTTAATGAAGAAACAAACACAATGTTAGTTGTAATGTTAAACCTTGATCAAATAACAATGCGTAAACAACAGAAAAACTTAAATATAAGTAGTGTTGATACTCAAAGATATGCAAAACCCTTAAATCCAAATCTTTATGATCAAGGTATTGAAGAGTTAATTGCAATTTTAGATGAGTATAAAATGATCGAAGATATACAAAAAGTTGTTACAACTGTTCAAAGACAAAACTATGACAACATATACTCTATAACATTAGAAAAAGTAAAAGAAATTTTGGGTATTGAAATTACAGTTGATGAAATTATTAGTCTGTTTAGAACATTGGATATTGAAATATCTGTTAAAAAATCAGAATTGACATTTACAGTTGATAAAAATAGAACTGATTTATATGGTAAAAATGATCTTTGCGAAGAAATAGCTAGACTATATGGGTATGATAATATAATTGAACAGCCACTAGAATATGTAAGTTTCAAAAAAACTAAAAATTTAGAAAAAAAACTTAAAGATAAATTAAGTGATTACTTAGTTGGTGCAGGATTTAACAATATTAAAACTTATTCATTAACTGACATAGAATCTAATAAGACTTGAAACTTATTTAAAGTTAAAGATCCAGTTGTTTTAATGAGCCCTTTATCAACTCAACGTGAAACTTTTAGAAATAACTTATCAAAATCAATGATTGATACAATTATTTTTAATGCTAATAATGGTAATAAGTCAGTTAAATTCTTTGAAATGGCTGATATCTTTGCGTTGAACGGATTTAGACAATCTAATTTATGCTTTGGTGTTTCAGGAGAAGCAATTTCTGATTCTTTGAATCAAGTACATATTAGATCTAATTACGCTTATATAAGTTCAATATTAATGAGTGTATTAGATTTATATAGAATTAATCATTCAAACATAACATTTGAAGTTAATGAAAAAGTTATTGATGAAATTCACCCATATATTAATGCAGTAATTAAACATAAAAACAAAAAAATTGGATTTATTTACAAACTAAATCCAGCATTTGAAACAGCTAATAAAATTTATCCAACATTTATATGTGAAGTTAATTTAAACTTATTATTAGAATTAGCTGATAAAGTGCATGTAACAAATGAAGTTTCTAAATTCCAACAATCAACAAGAGATATTTCATTTAAATTAGAAAATAATGTAACATTTGATTCAATTGTTAAAACATTGTTAAAAGATTTAAACTACTTAACTAATTACAAAGTAATAGATAAATATTCTGATGATGAAATGAATAAACAAAATATTTCATCATTAACTATTAAATTATCATTTAACAGTTTAGACCACCAGCTAACTGAAAAAGAAATTAATGATGATTTTGAAAGAATATTAAACAACTTAAAAGAACTTAAAATTAAAGTTAGATAA
- the rpmF gene encoding 50S ribosomal protein L32: MAVPFRKTSKSAKNKRRSHLALVASNLVSCENCGSMIKPHRVCRECGFYKGKEVKSVQD, from the coding sequence ATGGCTGTACCATTTAGAAAGACAAGTAAATCTGCTAAAAATAAAAGAAGAAGTCATTTAGCTTTAGTAGCTTCTAATTTAGTTTCATGCGAAAACTGTGGGTCAATGATTAAACCACACAGAGTTTGTAGAGAATGTGGATTCTATAAAGGAAAAGAAGTTAAATCTGTTCAAGATTAA
- the pheS gene encoding phenylalanine--tRNA ligase subunit alpha: MIKKINKIKEQFVSDLNKVKTVIDAEKLKKSLLGKESELSEILKSLKDSDVKDKQAIGVASHELRTFIASTIDEFVARVKKEELDAKLASEKLDVSLTGTLAQFGTKHPLNIVVEEITQIFTEIGFDVLNGNDVESDEYCFQKLNLPVGHPARDMQDTFYIDEETVLSTHCTHMTARVLTQMAEDKNFEGNYACVAIGNVYRRDDDDATHSHQFMQLDLLCIGKKITFANLKWVLKYMCKRLFGEEVNIRLRPSLFPFTEPSVEVDVSCFKCSGEGCSICKYSGWIEILGSGIINEQVMLLNGMDPEKNTALAFGAGIERIAMLKFGISNIRNLYENNVKFLEQFKFYGE; the protein is encoded by the coding sequence ATGATTAAAAAAATTAATAAGATTAAAGAGCAATTTGTATCTGATTTAAACAAAGTTAAAACAGTTATTGATGCTGAAAAATTAAAAAAATCTTTATTAGGTAAAGAATCAGAATTAAGTGAGATTTTAAAATCTTTAAAAGATTCTGATGTTAAAGATAAACAAGCAATTGGTGTGGCAAGTCATGAATTAAGAACATTTATTGCTTCAACTATTGATGAGTTTGTAGCAAGAGTTAAAAAAGAAGAGCTTGATGCAAAATTAGCAAGCGAAAAACTTGATGTTTCATTAACTGGAACATTAGCTCAATTTGGTACAAAACATCCTCTAAATATTGTTGTTGAAGAAATCACTCAAATTTTTACTGAAATCGGATTTGACGTATTAAATGGAAACGATGTTGAAAGCGATGAGTACTGCTTCCAAAAATTAAACTTACCAGTGGGACACCCTGCTAGAGATATGCAAGATACTTTCTACATTGATGAAGAAACCGTTTTAAGTACTCACTGTACACATATGACAGCAAGAGTTTTAACTCAAATGGCAGAAGATAAAAACTTTGAGGGTAATTATGCATGTGTTGCTATTGGAAACGTTTATCGTAGAGATGACGATGATGCAACTCACTCACACCAATTTATGCAGTTAGACTTATTATGTATTGGTAAAAAAATTACTTTTGCTAACTTAAAATGAGTTTTGAAATATATGTGTAAAAGATTATTTGGTGAAGAAGTTAATATTAGATTAAGACCAAGTTTATTTCCATTTACTGAACCTAGTGTAGAAGTTGATGTAAGTTGTTTTAAATGTTCAGGAGAAGGTTGTTCAATCTGTAAATATTCAGGATGAATTGAGATTTTAGGATCAGGAATAATTAATGAACAGGTAATGCTTTTAAACGGTATGGACCCTGAAAAAAATACAGCTTTAGCATTTGGGGCAGGTATTGAAAGAATAGCTATGCTTAAATTTGGAATTTCAAACATTAGAAACTTATATGAAAATAATGTTAAATTCTTAGAACAATTTAAATTTTATGGAGAGTAG
- a CDS encoding YceD family protein: protein MNRQYFEKNTHTELTEVINDLESIKLNNVLVKKVTYLDYDIDIDWVNSIETVSVNGVINFTLEAIDSRTGEQFEYTNAIDWNDEYTFSDSINDHANIIVGEEFDVKNYLIEQININLPFNLSNNSDIIKKTGFGWTIMSEEEFYQNEQNKVDQRWDKLDEFKKK, encoded by the coding sequence ATGAATAGACAATACTTTGAAAAAAATACACATACAGAGTTAACCGAAGTAATTAATGATTTAGAATCTATTAAACTTAACAATGTTTTAGTTAAAAAAGTTACTTATTTAGATTATGATATTGATATTGATTGAGTAAATTCAATTGAAACAGTAAGTGTTAATGGTGTGATTAATTTCACACTTGAGGCAATTGATTCTAGAACTGGTGAACAATTTGAATACACAAACGCAATTGATTGAAATGATGAATACACTTTTTCAGATTCTATAAACGATCATGCTAACATTATAGTAGGCGAAGAATTTGATGTAAAAAACTATTTAATTGAACAAATAAATATAAATTTACCTTTTAATTTATCAAATAATAGTGATATAATAAAAAAGACTGGATTTGGTTGGACAATTATGTCTGAAGAAGAATTTTATCAAAACGAACAAAACAAAGTAGATCAGAGATGAGATAAATTGGATGAGTTCAAGAAAAAATAA